The genomic DNA TTGCCTGTTCCTGACTGCCATTGTTTTGTGTTGTTCTACATTGGCATATTCGTCAGACCCTGAATATCAACCAAAAATCGAGCCGAGTTCCAATGAAGGCAAGCAGGCGATTGAATCGTTCCGCATTCCGGAAGGCATGCAGGTCGAACTGGCAGCAGCCGAACCGAATGTGGCTAATCCTGTCGCTTTCGCTTTTGATGAACAGGGGCGGATTTACGTTTGCGAAACGTTTCGACAAAAGCAGGGAGTCGAAGATAATCGCGGGCACATGTATTGGCTGGAAGACGATTTGCAGGCTCAAACGGTCGCCGACCGTCGGCAGTATATGTTGAAGCATCATCCGGAAATGCTTTCTGCCTGGACCGCTCAGCACGATCGGATTCGACTGCTCGAAGATGAAAACAAGGATGGCACATACGAAACCGCGTACGTGTATGCAGATGGATTTAATGATCTCGTCACCGGAACCGGAGCTGGCATTCTGGAGTTCGATGGCGACGTCTATTACACATGTATTCCCCGCCTGTGGAAGTTTGAAGATACCAATGGCGATGGGCGGGCTGATGAACGCGAAATTCTGCAGGATGGTTTCGGAGTCCGATTCGCCTTTCGTGGACACGACATGCACGGCTTGACTCTCGGGCCGGATGGACGAATCTACTTCAGCATTGGTGACCGCGGATACAACTTGATCATAGAAGATGGTCGAGTGCTCAAACGCCCCGATACGGGAGCGGTCTTTCGTTGTGAACGGGATGGGTCTAATCTGGAAGAATTTGCTTACGGTTTGCGTAATCCCCAGGAACTTGCCTTTGATGATGATGGCAATCTCTTCACCGGCGATAACAACTCCGATAGCGGCGACAAGGCCCGTTGGGTGTATGTGGCAGAAGGTTCCGATTCCGGTTGGCGAATGTACTATCAATATCTGAGTGATCGAGGACCCTGGAATCGTGAACGAATCTGGTATCCATTCCAGGCCGATGAGGAAACGACAGCCGTTCAACCCGCTTACACTTTGCCGCCCATTGCAAACCTCGGAGATGGTCCTTCCGGGTTGGTTTCCTATTATGGTGTCGGACTACCCGATCGATACCAGGGACACTTCTTCCTGGCTGACTTTCGCGGACAAGCCTCGAATAGTGGAATCCGTTCTTTCGCCAACAAGCCGAAGGGAGCCGGGTTTGAACTGGTCGATTCTCATGAATATCTGTGGAACACGCTCGTGACTGATGTTGATTTTGGTTACGACGGTCGCCTCTACTTTTCCGACTGGGTCAACGGTTGGGACGGCATTCAAAAGGGACGCATCTATCGACAACAGCCTGAGGAAGATTCACTGAAACAATCAGGTAATGAAGTCGCACAGATATTTCAGCAGGCGTTTGCAGACAGGTCTGTTGAAGAACTGATCTCGATGCTCAGTCATGCGGATCGTCGTGTCCGTCAACGTGCTCAAATTGAATTGGCGTCACGCAATGCTCAACAGGAACTTGTCGAGGTTGCTATTCATTCAAATGAATCCAGAGCAAGACAGCACGCGATTTGGGGGCTGTGGGAAATTGCTCGTCAGCCCGAAAAGAAAAGTGCGCTTGCTAAACTCATGCCACTGTTTCAGGATCCAGATGCCAATATCGTGGCACAGGTCTGCCGAGTTGTCGGAGACTGCCGCTATCAAAAAGCATCTCAGGAAATACGAGGGGCTCTCAAGCATGAGAATCCTCGCGTCGTCTACTATGCGGCAATTGCCTGCGGAAAGTTAGGGATTGCCTCTGCCAAAGACGAATTACTCTCACTCGCAACAACTCGCGGGAAAGAAGATCCTGTCTTAAGACATGCTCTCGTGATGGGTTTAACCG from Rubinisphaera italica includes the following:
- a CDS encoding PVC-type heme-binding CxxCH protein, with amino-acid sequence MRSIVHCLFLTAIVLCCSTLAYSSDPEYQPKIEPSSNEGKQAIESFRIPEGMQVELAAAEPNVANPVAFAFDEQGRIYVCETFRQKQGVEDNRGHMYWLEDDLQAQTVADRRQYMLKHHPEMLSAWTAQHDRIRLLEDENKDGTYETAYVYADGFNDLVTGTGAGILEFDGDVYYTCIPRLWKFEDTNGDGRADEREILQDGFGVRFAFRGHDMHGLTLGPDGRIYFSIGDRGYNLIIEDGRVLKRPDTGAVFRCERDGSNLEEFAYGLRNPQELAFDDDGNLFTGDNNSDSGDKARWVYVAEGSDSGWRMYYQYLSDRGPWNRERIWYPFQADEETTAVQPAYTLPPIANLGDGPSGLVSYYGVGLPDRYQGHFFLADFRGQASNSGIRSFANKPKGAGFELVDSHEYLWNTLVTDVDFGYDGRLYFSDWVNGWDGIQKGRIYRQQPEEDSLKQSGNEVAQIFQQAFADRSVEELISMLSHADRRVRQRAQIELASRNAQQELVEVAIHSNESRARQHAIWGLWEIARQPEKKSALAKLMPLFQDPDANIVAQVCRVVGDCRYQKASQEIRGALKHENPRVVYYAAIACGKLGIASAKDELLSLATTRGKEDPVLRHALVMGLTGIGAAQQSTEQTVELLDDPKAGTRDSRLAVVVALRRLRDSAISQFLNDAEPKVVIESARAIHDELIEFAMPALASYQGNLTFSEALTRRVVNANYLLGQQENAETLVQIATNDRLSETVRQQAMTALLNWSSGSNIDAVIGKYRPRTGQSAPYLKEIVSGSLPDLFRASEKLQKQAVELAALLEISDIAPQMMEYVDDEKASVDLRVSALLALDQIATKKADPIVKRMISSELPELRKTARKIFAARHPAEAGPVLQAAIDEGTLAEQQDAIHQLARLDAKMTQQILADLLQKMLADQLPLGLHLDVIQAAEATQDQQLTGLVKSYNEKFEAGNPVEKFRVCLEGGNKTLGEELFFGNAAASCRRCHLVNGQGGGVGPDLSEIGKKNEAHYLLESIVDPNAKIAKGFETVILVTIEGKIVSGIIKEETDDFITLVKPMGEIVQIAQDDIEDQAPGKSGMPADIANQMTKAQIRDLVAYLKTLTEKKNVEAHGIEE